A genomic window from Ursus arctos isolate Adak ecotype North America unplaced genomic scaffold, UrsArc2.0 scaffold_25, whole genome shotgun sequence includes:
- the CCDC177 gene encoding coiled-coil domain-containing protein 177 codes for MVDPVPEEEKAGDEPEGSGGDAAAASVAPDAPGAQQPAASSASASASASASASAVAPRKAEVPSTAEEGGRREQSPLLHLDLFNFDCPEAEGSRYVLTSPRSLEACARCAVKPVELLPRALADLVREAPGRSMRVATGLYEAYEAERRAKLQQCRAERERIVREEKRRLFTPLGPAATAASVPSAGGSSSSCSSASLPASPAPRAARKASSSPSPARTQPPPAASRAGRKSHSLDSLSRRREGALSSESGASSSSYSGESLRELHWPPRASARNSCPAGSASSAPNPLGRPSALALAPLTGRSFSLGDLSHSPQTAQHVERIVRQVRAERGLRGVPNRDRKIAALMLARHQEERLLLEQRAAAHGQWEQQRVRAEQRREREEREKQRALEQGRRAWAAQVEERRGRRGREEREEARRRQRQCERSEERRRELAERQGLLRRERVERAAREDRLRKLQQEQNLKQREEGLQEGRERAELVRRERAQRAARTKQRQEGQLQREKRELSRAERARHEALLQGRAQQERADREGLRSSLEASLGRAQENYEQLVEQRARELRERARREELQGRRAKEVAERKEREHQAHLEALARVGERRLQHATQAAEEAVQQKARRVGQSRMEKERTQRANKEKVERDEDCRRRELLQAIGRKLERSEQLSRERRSALETARSTARASFHVREKVREETNTRSFDRMVREAQLHASLDRK; via the coding sequence ATGGTGGACCCCGTGCCGGAAGAGGAGAAGGCGGGAGACGAGCCTGAAGGTTCGGGGGGGGACGCAGCCGCCGCATCTGTGGCCCCCGATGCACCTGGCGCCCAGCAGCCCGCCGCCTCCTCGGCCTCCGCCTCCGCCTCGGCCTCCGCCTCGGCCTCGGCGGTGGCGCCCCGCAAGGCTGAAGTCCCCAGCACGGCGGAAGAAGGCGGGCGGCGGGAGCAGTCTCCGCTGCTGCACCTGGACCTCTTCAACTTCGACTGTCCGGAGGCCGAGGGCAGCCGCTACGTGCTGACCAGTCCCCGCTCGCTGGAGGCCTGTGCCCGCTGCGCGGTCAAGCCGGTGGAGCTGCTGCCTAGGGCCCTGGCAGACCTGGTGCGCGAGGCCCCGGGCCGCTCCATGCGAGTGGCCACCGGCCTGTATGAGGCCTACGAGGCGGAGCGGCGTGCCAAGCTGCAGCAGTGCCGGGCCGAGCGTGAGCGCATCGTCCGCGAGGAGAAGCGGCGCCTCTTCACGCCTCTAGGGCCCGCGGCCACTGCCGCCTCGGTGCCCAGCgcgggcggcagcagcagcagctgcagcagcgcCAGCCTCCCGGCCTCGCCCGCGCCGCGTGCCGCCCGCAAGGCCTCTTCCAGCCCGTCTCCGGCCCGGACACAACCACCTCCCGCGGCTTCGCGGGCAGGTAGGAAGAGCCACTCGCTAGACTCGCTGTCCCGCCGGCGCGAGGGCGCCCTCAGTTCCGAGTCTGGCGCATCGTCGTCTTCCTACAGCGGGGAGAGCCTGCGGGAGCTGCATTGGCCTCCGCGGGCCTCGGCCAGGAACAGCTGCCCCGCGGGCTCCGCGTCCTCCGCCCCCAATCCCCTGGGCCGTCCTTCCGCCCTGGCCTTGGCGCCGCTCACCGGCCGCAGCTTCAGCCTGGGTGACCTGAGCCACTCTCCGCAGACGGCTCAGCACGTGGAGCGCATCGTGCGCCAAGTGCGCGCCGAGCGGGGCCTGCGGGGGGTGCCGAATCGCGACCGAAAGATCGCGGCACTGATGCTGGCGCGCCACCAGGAGGAGCGCCTGCTGCTGGAGCAGCGCGCCGCGGCCCACGGCCAGTGGGAACAGCAGCGTGTGCGCGCAGAGCAGCGGCGGGAGCGCgaggagcgggagaagcagcGTGCCCTGGAGCAGGGCCGCCGGGCCTGGGCTGCGCAGGTGGAGGAGCGGCGCGGCCGTCGGGGGCGCGAGGAACGCGAGGAGGCACGTAGGCGGCAGCGGCAGTGCGAGCGCAGTGAGGAGCGGCGTCGGGAGCTGGCGGAACGCCAGGGCCTGCTGCGGAGGGAACGGGTCGAGCGCGCGGCCCGGGAGGATCGGCTGCGGAAGCTGCAGCAGGAGCAGAACCTGAAGCAGCGGGAGGAGGGCCTGCAGGAAGGGCGCGAGCGGGCCGAGCTGGTCCGCAGGGAGCGCGCTCAGCGCGCGGCGCGCACCAAGCAGCGGCAGGAGGGCCAGCTGCAGCGGGAGAAGCGGGAGCTGAGCCGGGCGGAGCGGGCGCGCCACGAGGCCCTGCTGCAAGGCCGGGCCCAGCAGGAGCGCGCGGACCGAGAGGGCTTGCGAAGCTCCCTGGAGGCCAGCTTGGGCCGCGCGCAGGAGAACTACGAGCAGTTGGTGGAGCAGCGCGCCCGCGAGCTGCGGGAGCGGGCCCGGCGAGAGGAACTGCAGGGCCGGCGGGCCAAGGAGGTGGCTGAGCGCAAAGAGCGCGAGCACCAGGCGCACCTGGAGGCGCTGGCCCGGGTGGGGGAGCGGCGGCTGCAGCACGCGACGCAGGCAGCCGAGGAAGCTGTGCAGCAGAAGGCGCGGCGCGTGGGCCAGAGCCGGATGGAGAAGGAACGAACCCAGCGCGCCAATAAGGAGAAGGTGGAGAGGGATGAGGACTGCCGCCGGCGGGAGCTGCTGCAGGCCATCGGGCGCAAGCTGGAGCGTAGCGAGCAGCTGTCTCGAGAGCGGCGGAGCGCACTGGAGACCGCCCGCTCCACAGCCAGGGCCTCCTTCCACGTGCGGGAGAAGGTACGCGAGGAGACCAACACGCGCTCCTTCGACCGAATGGTGCGGGAAGCCCAGCTGCACGCCAGCCTGGACCGCAAATGA